A portion of the Macaca mulatta isolate MMU2019108-1 chromosome 2, T2T-MMU8v2.0, whole genome shotgun sequence genome contains these proteins:
- the LOC144339264 gene encoding uncharacterized protein LOC144339264 — protein sequence MTGPEQRISRASLAAAAPAPGEAAGGGSWGEREPKAPADSERRQAGPKDARKAARGTAVSVDQSEDARRAAVAGATCRPGPGDAAGAGCPESPGVGLRGSRAELELGQRGRGRRGRQLPPRKAQRRADLQDWRRAGSPGPARCAAETIK from the coding sequence ATGACTGGGCCGGAACAGCGCATCAGCCGAGCCTCATTGGCAGCGGCCGCCCCAGCCCCCGGAGAGGCGGCGGGCGGGGGcagctggggagagagggagccGAAAGCCCCGGCTGACAGCGAAAGGAGGCAGGCAGGACCGAAGGACGCGAGAAAGGCGGCCCGGGGCACAGCTGTAAGTGTGGATCAAAGCGAGGACGCACGGCGAGCGGCGGTGGCGGGGGCGACCTGCAGACCCGGGCCGGGGGATGCGGCAGGCGCTGGCTGCCCAGAGAGCCCGGGAGTCGGGCTGCGTGGCTCACGTGCTGAACTGGAGCTTggacagagaggaagaggaagaagaggaaggcagcTGCCGCCGAGAAAGGCACAGCGCAGAGCGGACTTGCAGGACTGGCGCAGAGCCGGGTCTCCAGGTCCCGCGCGGTGCGCAGCCGAGACAATAAAGTAG